Proteins encoded together in one Nitrospirae bacterium YQR-1 window:
- a CDS encoding CHASE2 domain-containing protein encodes MKEILKNKYYFLLSLLIVYFVTDVSFIIKEKLPIIDDYLYGRRFPTKSKGTTPVLIVAFDDETVKRYGYERSVFADAIEGILKGKPKVLGIDNFFCRIRDLKEDLKLIKILENAESNIVLAYFSHELDSFLLRQINPETHESIYKNNNNVTLANVRIAIPSENNEITAFDINPDYYSYEQYLPFPMEVVSKYVGGAVYAPYADAGFDFNTAGIRHCKLGDMMIPSMYESILDYYTFINYTDRDFPSIPLWKVDETDSTIFKDKIVLIGASAPLAGDIVSSPVSKKMPGVYIHAYAIDMLLNRNFITPIELKHQKVMAFIATFIISLIVMFMKRLPAFLITIFSVTGIKFLTDLLFYNYELYVYFTPFLFDLLLTNLLVIVLKLRCSPEKMDT; translated from the coding sequence GTGAAAGAGATTCTAAAGAATAAATATTATTTCCTGCTATCCCTTTTAATAGTCTATTTCGTGACAGACGTTTCGTTTATAATCAAAGAAAAACTTCCCATAATTGACGACTACCTTTATGGCAGGCGATTTCCAACTAAAAGCAAGGGTACTACTCCAGTACTGATTGTCGCTTTCGATGACGAAACTGTTAAGCGCTATGGTTATGAACGCTCTGTGTTTGCCGATGCTATTGAGGGGATTCTTAAAGGAAAACCAAAAGTACTGGGTATTGATAATTTTTTTTGCCGTATAAGAGATTTAAAAGAAGATCTGAAACTTATAAAGATACTTGAAAATGCTGAATCCAACATAGTGCTTGCTTATTTCAGTCACGAATTAGATAGCTTTTTATTACGACAAATTAATCCCGAAACACATGAAAGTATTTATAAAAACAATAACAACGTTACTCTTGCAAACGTAAGAATAGCGATCCCTTCAGAAAACAATGAAATAACTGCCTTTGATATAAACCCGGATTATTATAGTTACGAACAGTATCTGCCTTTTCCTATGGAGGTGGTAAGTAAATATGTTGGAGGTGCGGTTTATGCCCCGTATGCAGATGCCGGCTTTGACTTTAACACGGCTGGAATAAGACATTGTAAACTTGGCGATATGATGATACCTTCTATGTACGAAAGCATCCTTGACTATTACACTTTTATTAACTATACGGACAGGGACTTTCCCTCGATACCACTTTGGAAGGTTGATGAGACAGATTCAACGATTTTCAAAGACAAAATAGTGTTAATAGGGGCAAGTGCACCATTAGCCGGCGATATAGTGTCAAGTCCTGTTTCTAAAAAAATGCCCGGCGTTTACATCCATGCCTATGCAATAGACATGTTACTTAACAGGAATTTTATTACCCCTATAGAGTTAAAACACCAGAAAGTGATGGCATTTATAGCGACTTTCATAATTTCTTTAATAGTGATGTTTATGAAAAGGTTACCGGCTTTTTTAATTACCATTTTTTCGGTGACAGGGATAAAGTTCCTAACTGATCTGCTTTTTTATAATTATGAGTTATACGTATATTTTACCCCTTTCCTATTTGACCTGCTCCTTACAAACCTGTTAGTTATCGTTTTAAAATTACGATGTTCCCCAGAAAAAATGGACACATAA
- a CDS encoding YjbQ family protein: protein MKKDGVYLTLTVYFCEFDGLRRIKVAVKIIEG from the coding sequence GTGAAAAAAGATGGGGTTTACTTGACGCTTACGGTTTACTTCTGTGAGTTTGACGGCCTGCGCCGCATTAAGGTGGCGGTTAAAATAATAGAAGGATGA
- a CDS encoding methyltransferase domain-containing protein has protein sequence MNKEFIDEFVSPQSKEKYTLVAGEIEGDRVKTGYLLSEKSGERVEITNFIPRFVKSQDYTETFGYQWNIFRKTQLDSSNLTDLSQRRFYNGTKWQPVEMKGTKILEAGCGAGRFTEIILKTGALTYSFDYSNAVDVCYENNLNDRLCAFQGDIFNIPFPENYFDKVFCYGVLQHTPNPRAAFYSLVRALKPGGKISVDCYLKDGRIEHWKSKYIWRPVTTRMDRELLLKILRAYIPVWFPVDTVLKRIPYLGRFLGSVIPCWNYTGRVKGYRDLIEWAVMDTFDALAPKYDLPQRFEDVLQWFQNSPEKFTGIDVFLGANGIVGNAVKL, from the coding sequence ATGAATAAAGAGTTCATTGATGAGTTTGTATCACCTCAGAGCAAAGAGAAATATACACTGGTTGCTGGTGAGATAGAAGGTGACAGGGTCAAAACAGGTTATCTTTTGAGCGAAAAATCAGGTGAGAGGGTGGAAATAACTAATTTCATCCCTCGTTTTGTTAAGAGTCAGGACTATACTGAAACATTTGGTTATCAATGGAACATTTTCAGGAAAACTCAACTTGACAGCAGCAACTTAACTGATTTATCTCAAAGGCGTTTTTACAACGGCACGAAATGGCAGCCCGTGGAGATGAAAGGCACAAAGATTTTGGAGGCCGGATGTGGTGCCGGCAGATTTACCGAGATTATTTTAAAAACCGGTGCTTTGACGTATTCCTTTGACTACAGCAATGCTGTGGATGTTTGTTATGAAAACAACTTAAATGACCGTTTATGTGCTTTTCAGGGAGACATTTTTAATATTCCCTTTCCTGAAAATTATTTTGACAAAGTGTTTTGTTATGGTGTGCTTCAGCATACTCCCAACCCCAGGGCCGCCTTTTATTCTCTGGTAAGAGCCCTCAAACCCGGCGGTAAAATATCAGTTGACTGCTACCTCAAGGACGGTAGAATCGAGCATTGGAAATCCAAGTACATATGGCGGCCTGTAACTACAAGGATGGACAGGGAATTATTATTAAAAATCTTACGTGCATATATTCCCGTGTGGTTTCCGGTTGACACTGTACTTAAGAGAATACCTTATCTGGGAAGGTTTTTAGGCTCTGTAATCCCATGCTGGAACTACACAGGAAGAGTGAAGGGCTACAGGGATTTGATAGAGTGGGCGGTAATGGACACTTTTGATGCTTTGGCTCCTAAGTATGATTTGCCCCAGAGGTTTGAAGATGTGCTACAATGGTTTCAAAATTCACCGGAGAAATTCACCGGCATAGATGTTTTTTTAGGTGCAAACGGAATTGTAGGAAATGCTGTTAAGCTATAA
- a CDS encoding cupin domain-containing protein, producing the protein MEVSVIKPQEKELKERGIQHWPIWSKEVSKFDWFYDSTEECYILEGKVEVVAKDGKKVEFGKGDFVTFPKGLACTWEIKEPVRKHYNFK; encoded by the coding sequence ATGGAAGTTTCTGTTATAAAACCGCAAGAGAAAGAGCTTAAAGAAAGGGGAATTCAACACTGGCCTATATGGAGCAAGGAAGTGTCTAAGTTTGACTGGTTTTACGACAGTACAGAGGAGTGCTATATACTGGAGGGAAAGGTTGAGGTTGTAGCAAAGGATGGTAAAAAAGTGGAATTTGGAAAGGGTGATTTTGTTACTTTCCCTAAGGGGCTTGCCTGCACGTGGGAAATTAAAGAGCCTGTCAGAAAACATTATAATTTTAAATAG
- a CDS encoding secondary thiamine-phosphate synthase enzyme YjbQ: protein MEVINETLTFSTKGCCDLINITGHVASVLSNSGIRKGIVTVFAVGSTAAITTFEYEPGLIKDMTNLYEKIAPSKASYAHDATWGDANGFSHIRAAFSGPSLTIPFEDGSMYLGTWQQIVLADFDNRPRSRSIVVNIIGQ from the coding sequence ATGGAGGTCATTAACGAAACCCTGACATTTAGCACAAAAGGCTGCTGTGACTTAATAAATATAACCGGCCACGTTGCATCGGTTTTAAGCAACTCCGGCATCAGAAAGGGCATAGTCACTGTTTTTGCCGTAGGCTCAACCGCCGCCATTACAACTTTTGAGTACGAACCGGGATTAATTAAGGATATGACGAATTTGTATGAAAAAATTGCTCCTTCAAAAGCCTCATACGCTCATGATGCCACGTGGGGGGATGCTAACGGATTCAGTCATATACGGGCTGCCTTTAGCGGTCCCTCACTAACTATTCCTTTCGAGGACGGCTCTATGTATCTGGGCACATGGCAGCAAATTGTTCTTGCCGACTTTGACAACAGGCCCAGAAGCAGAAGCATTGTTGTAAACATTATCGGACAATAA
- the glgC gene encoding glucose-1-phosphate adenylyltransferase yields MHQRLLAVVLAGGEGRRLFPLTAIRSKPSVPFGGRYRIVDFVLSNMINSGIFSTYLLVQYKSQSLIKHVQENWSQTSVSRDQFITIVPPQMRKGTDWFQGTADAVLQNVNLIQQYKPTHVVIFGADHIYRMDISQMLDFHIRSNAKVTVASRPVPIEEASAFGVIKTASDGKIERFEEKPKNPSPMPGDPSKAYISMGNYIFDTDILIESLAEAQKRNENDFGGHILPHLVNKINLYSYDFSQNVIPGTAPYEEPGYWRDVGTIKAFWEAHMDMLGEKPVFDILNPQWPIHPAMSLVPPAKIISGCIENSFISDGVTIKGAVIKNSFIRSGVTIEDGVEITDSIILENVRLKKNCKLNKVIIDKDNTIGEGESLGFDKDKDRFKMHVDECGIGILPKTGSI; encoded by the coding sequence ATGCATCAGAGATTGTTGGCGGTTGTTTTAGCCGGTGGAGAGGGAAGGAGGTTATTTCCGCTTACGGCCATAAGGTCAAAACCATCTGTTCCTTTTGGGGGGAGATACAGAATTGTGGATTTTGTCTTAAGTAATATGATTAACTCCGGGATTTTCTCCACATACCTGCTGGTACAGTACAAATCACAGTCTTTGATAAAGCATGTTCAGGAGAACTGGAGCCAGACCTCAGTCTCAAGAGACCAGTTTATCACCATAGTGCCGCCACAGATGAGAAAGGGAACCGACTGGTTTCAGGGCACTGCGGATGCTGTCCTGCAAAATGTAAACCTGATTCAGCAGTACAAACCAACTCATGTTGTCATATTCGGTGCCGACCATATTTACAGAATGGACATCAGCCAAATGCTGGACTTCCACATCAGATCAAATGCTAAAGTTACCGTGGCTTCAAGACCGGTGCCTATAGAGGAGGCCTCAGCTTTTGGAGTCATCAAGACCGCCTCAGACGGTAAAATCGAAAGATTTGAGGAAAAACCTAAAAATCCGTCACCTATGCCTGGTGACCCTTCCAAGGCTTATATTTCCATGGGAAATTATATTTTTGATACCGATATCCTGATAGAGTCTCTGGCAGAGGCACAAAAGAGAAACGAAAATGACTTTGGAGGCCATATTTTGCCGCATCTTGTTAATAAGATCAATCTGTACTCCTACGATTTTTCTCAAAACGTGATTCCCGGCACTGCTCCCTACGAGGAGCCCGGCTACTGGCGTGACGTCGGTACTATAAAGGCCTTCTGGGAGGCACATATGGATATGCTTGGTGAAAAACCGGTTTTTGACATATTAAATCCCCAGTGGCCGATTCATCCGGCTATGTCGCTGGTGCCGCCTGCTAAGATTATAAGCGGCTGCATTGAAAACTCTTTTATTTCAGACGGTGTTACTATTAAAGGCGCCGTTATTAAAAACTCCTTCATAAGAAGCGGTGTTACCATTGAAGACGGCGTTGAAATAACTGATTCCATAATACTCGAAAACGTGCGCCTCAAAAAGAACTGCAAACTCAACAAGGTCATTATCGATAAGGACAACACAATTGGTGAGGGTGAAAGCCTGGGGTTTGATAAAGACAAGGACAGGTTTAAAATGCACGTAGATGAGTGCGGCATAGGGATACTTCCTAAGACGGGGTCCATATAG
- a CDS encoding DUF1844 domain-containing protein → MMFKDGLKRDNGADDIPADEYMFVDSLEGIELPEPTFINLIMNLSGNALIHLGIVKAPDYEQEVNPEMAKHLIDTIVMLQEKTRGNLNETELKHINEIIYQLKISYVNIINQQ, encoded by the coding sequence ATGATGTTTAAAGACGGATTAAAACGGGACAATGGAGCTGACGACATCCCTGCCGATGAGTATATGTTTGTTGACTCATTAGAGGGTATTGAGCTGCCGGAGCCGACTTTTATTAACTTAATAATGAATTTGAGCGGTAATGCTTTGATTCATCTCGGCATTGTTAAAGCCCCTGACTATGAGCAGGAGGTAAACCCTGAAATGGCAAAGCACCTGATTGATACGATAGTCATGCTGCAAGAGAAAACAAGGGGTAACCTCAATGAAACTGAACTGAAGCACATCAATGAGATAATCTACCAGTTGAAAATATCTTACGTTAATATAATAAATCAGCAATAG
- a CDS encoding tetratricopeptide repeat protein: protein MGSKVDLRMSAILGLIIITVAAYFNVINNSFVNYDDFKYVTENPHIRNGLTIRNLKWALSTTHGSHWHPVTWISHMADIQIFGLNPAGHHLMSLLFHIANVILLFLFLFDVTERLWQSAFVAALFAVHPVNVESVAWIAERKNVLFMFFMILSWFSYVSYIRNKNMPVYIILLLLAACSLMSKAAAVVLPFTLLLFDFWPLRRYEIGVLHNGILYQEEKHMVRWLIFEKIPLILISVAGSVIITLIQEKSRTIISFEELPLTHRLSNAVISYFTYLKKLFIPEGFTVFYPYNDVNSLIPAIVAAIVLGGVTALVIVFRAKAQYAAMGWLWYVGTFLPVIQIIPVGLARMADRYAYLPEIGVFIALAWGIGKLLQNIRFHNTVKIIISLIIVPPLVFLTYKQTTYWKDSISLFKHTVEVTSGNYVAHNNYGQALLKAGKITAARMQFEKGLKIRPYNRELNFNMWLALLMEGSSEDSEKYFSVLISFSEKNSDIGLYKEAGGALLKYGRYEQAAQWLNKFIKQNNGDWEVYKNLGAAYGGMKKYDTAISALTHASKLNPVDWEPHFLKGLLLRETGKRNEAVAEFMSAYRLNPDSKTLRDILQHTVEGLGKKP from the coding sequence ATGGGCTCCAAAGTTGACTTAAGGATGTCGGCGATATTGGGGCTTATCATTATAACTGTGGCGGCATACTTCAATGTTATTAACAATTCATTTGTAAATTATGATGATTTTAAATATGTAACTGAAAATCCACATATAAGAAACGGATTAACTATAAGAAATCTTAAGTGGGCACTGAGCACCACCCACGGCTCGCATTGGCATCCTGTAACGTGGATTTCCCACATGGCCGACATTCAGATATTTGGGCTAAACCCCGCCGGTCACCATCTTATGAGTTTGCTTTTTCATATTGCAAACGTCATTCTGCTCTTTCTGTTTTTATTTGATGTGACGGAAAGACTTTGGCAAAGTGCGTTTGTTGCAGCGTTGTTTGCGGTGCATCCTGTAAATGTGGAATCGGTGGCATGGATTGCAGAAAGAAAAAATGTTTTGTTTATGTTTTTTATGATTCTTTCGTGGTTTTCTTATGTCTCTTACATAAGAAATAAAAATATGCCGGTCTATATAATTTTACTTTTACTTGCAGCGTGTTCCCTGATGTCTAAGGCTGCCGCCGTGGTGCTTCCCTTTACTCTGTTGCTTTTTGATTTCTGGCCGCTGAGAAGGTATGAAATCGGAGTGCTCCACAACGGCATTCTGTACCAGGAAGAAAAACACATGGTGCGTTGGCTGATATTTGAGAAAATCCCGCTTATTTTAATCTCTGTTGCAGGAAGTGTAATCATAACACTAATTCAGGAAAAATCCCGCACGATTATCTCTTTTGAAGAGCTGCCACTAACCCACAGACTCTCAAATGCCGTCATTTCCTACTTCACTTACCTCAAAAAACTGTTTATACCGGAAGGTTTTACCGTCTTTTACCCCTATAACGATGTTAACTCACTTATCCCGGCAATAGTGGCGGCAATTGTTCTTGGGGGCGTAACCGCTCTTGTCATAGTCTTCAGAGCTAAGGCGCAATATGCTGCAATGGGGTGGTTATGGTATGTTGGAACATTTTTACCGGTCATTCAAATTATACCGGTTGGACTTGCAAGGATGGCGGACAGATATGCATACCTTCCTGAGATTGGGGTTTTTATAGCCCTTGCCTGGGGTATCGGAAAACTGCTGCAAAATATCCGCTTTCATAATACTGTGAAAATTATAATCAGCTTAATTATCGTGCCTCCGCTGGTTTTTCTGACTTATAAACAAACAACCTACTGGAAAGATTCAATATCACTGTTTAAGCACACAGTGGAAGTCACAAGTGGTAACTACGTGGCCCATAACAATTACGGGCAGGCACTTCTGAAAGCAGGTAAAATTACCGCAGCGCGGATGCAATTTGAAAAAGGTTTGAAGATTCGTCCATATAACAGGGAATTGAATTTCAACATGTGGTTAGCCCTGTTGATGGAGGGAAGCAGTGAGGACAGTGAGAAGTATTTCAGTGTGCTTATATCTTTTAGTGAGAAAAACAGCGATATTGGTCTTTATAAGGAAGCAGGCGGCGCCTTACTGAAATATGGCCGGTATGAGCAGGCGGCACAATGGTTAAATAAGTTTATAAAGCAAAACAATGGCGACTGGGAAGTATATAAAAACCTTGGGGCGGCCTATGGAGGCATGAAAAAATATGATACTGCAATCTCAGCCTTAACTCATGCTTCAAAGCTAAATCCGGTTGATTGGGAGCCGCACTTTCTTAAAGGATTGCTTCTGAGGGAGACCGGCAAGAGAAACGAGGCGGTTGCCGAATTTATGTCTGCATACAGACTGAATCCTGACTCTAAAACCCTCAGAGACATCCTGCAACACACAGTTGAGGGGCTTGGTAAAAAGCCATGA
- a CDS encoding HDOD domain-containing protein — translation MGKKEDTIEILKKKLEDLQELPAASHTIKLISKQATSKSDATITELTDTILNDFALTNKILRIVNTAQYIRAQYGGKINTISRAVYVLGLDHIRNAALSLMLFENIENKSLAAELRNVMMGSFLSAVIAREVSKAIGNRNVEEAFLCSMFFDLGKTLATYYMPTEAIKVTEFTKDGVAENSASMNVFGISYEKIGMLMGKEWLLSPQIVFSMQRLNEPEVAKPENDSDSIRTIVNFSSELCRAVGNASKGPDAWKKAVLKLMNKYKNCFTISEEQLMVILNKSYAEIDGYGKDFNVDVGRIGLAKSLKDLLKNKQLLSEAPEIKDQAAVKQQDYNSKDGVQMLECKATMFGRGESPELIFSRGIQEVASSLLEDYSLNDVLRMILEIMFRGLNPLRIIISIKASRENVMEGRFGFGENVAVIINNFRFYFGDAYKDVFSESLHNTSDILINDVNDDRLKDRIPSWYRNLLDSETFMLFPIKVNKVPLGLIYIDKPIAGDLVVDQNTLRYLKTLRDQTILAIKQKYK, via the coding sequence ATGGGAAAGAAAGAAGATACAATAGAAATACTGAAGAAGAAACTGGAAGACCTGCAGGAACTCCCCGCTGCCTCTCATACCATAAAGTTAATCAGCAAACAGGCTACATCTAAAAGTGACGCTACCATTACGGAGTTGACAGATACGATTCTTAACGATTTTGCATTAACCAACAAAATTCTGAGAATCGTCAATACCGCTCAGTACATAAGGGCTCAGTACGGAGGCAAGATTAACACAATTTCAAGAGCCGTTTATGTTTTAGGCCTTGACCATATTAGAAACGCTGCCCTGTCTCTTATGCTTTTTGAAAATATTGAAAACAAGTCACTGGCCGCTGAGCTAAGAAACGTGATGATGGGAAGTTTTCTCAGCGCTGTTATTGCCAGAGAAGTCTCTAAGGCTATAGGTAACCGTAACGTGGAGGAGGCGTTTCTGTGTTCTATGTTTTTTGACTTAGGCAAAACTCTGGCAACTTATTATATGCCTACAGAGGCAATCAAAGTCACGGAGTTTACCAAGGACGGGGTTGCAGAAAACAGCGCTTCAATGAATGTTTTTGGGATTTCTTACGAGAAAATCGGAATGCTCATGGGCAAGGAGTGGCTTCTTTCACCTCAGATAGTTTTCAGCATGCAAAGGCTCAATGAGCCTGAGGTTGCTAAACCCGAAAATGATTCAGACTCAATAAGAACCATAGTGAACTTCTCCAGTGAACTGTGTCGGGCAGTCGGTAACGCATCAAAGGGACCTGATGCATGGAAAAAAGCCGTCTTAAAACTTATGAATAAATACAAAAACTGTTTTACCATAAGTGAAGAACAACTCATGGTAATCCTCAATAAGTCTTATGCTGAAATAGACGGCTACGGAAAGGATTTTAATGTAGATGTAGGCCGGATTGGTCTTGCAAAGTCACTAAAGGATCTTCTCAAAAATAAACAACTACTTAGTGAGGCTCCGGAAATCAAAGATCAGGCCGCTGTAAAGCAACAAGACTATAACAGTAAAGACGGCGTGCAAATGCTTGAGTGTAAGGCCACCATGTTTGGCCGTGGCGAAAGCCCTGAGTTGATATTTTCCAGGGGAATTCAGGAAGTAGCTTCCTCTCTACTGGAGGACTATTCACTAAACGATGTGCTGAGAATGATCCTTGAAATCATGTTCAGGGGGCTCAATCCTCTGCGAATAATAATATCAATAAAGGCGTCGCGGGAAAACGTCATGGAGGGCAGGTTTGGTTTTGGAGAGAATGTTGCGGTGATAATAAATAATTTCAGGTTCTATTTTGGTGATGCATACAAAGATGTCTTTAGTGAATCGCTGCACAATACCTCAGATATCCTCATAAATGATGTCAATGACGACAGATTAAAAGACCGGATACCCAGTTGGTACAGAAATCTCCTGGACTCGGAAACATTTATGTTGTTTCCTATAAAGGTTAATAAGGTACCTCTTGGCCTTATTTATATTGATAAACCCATAGCCGGTGACTTAGTGGTAGATCAAAACACCCTCAGATATCTGAAAACACTGCGCGATCAGACAATTTTAGCTATTAAACAAAAATATAAATAA
- a CDS encoding glycosyltransferase family 2 protein — protein sequence MVTIVIPTLNEAATIGAVIEGCKKHSDEIIVIDGNSTDGTREIAQNMSVKCITDSGRGKGAALRQAIEEVRGDIIVFIDADGSHEPNDIPKLIEPIVKGEADHVTGSRLLGGSSELHGGFDEFFRLMGSSFITACINWRYRVRISDSQNGFRAIRTNVAKQLKLKENITTIEQEMIMKTLKGGFKLSEVPSHEYKRKAGYSKIKLSKVWFRYGYSLVKYLL from the coding sequence ATGGTAACTATAGTAATTCCTACGTTAAACGAGGCGGCAACTATTGGTGCAGTGATAGAAGGCTGCAAGAAGCACTCTGATGAGATTATTGTCATTGACGGCAATTCCACAGACGGAACCAGAGAGATTGCACAAAATATGTCTGTTAAATGTATAACCGACAGCGGCAGGGGCAAGGGAGCAGCACTAAGGCAGGCCATAGAAGAGGTCAGGGGTGATATTATCGTCTTTATAGATGCTGACGGCTCACATGAACCAAATGACATCCCTAAACTTATTGAGCCGATTGTTAAGGGCGAGGCTGACCACGTTACCGGCTCACGCCTGCTTGGCGGCTCAAGTGAACTCCACGGCGGCTTTGATGAGTTTTTCAGACTAATGGGAAGTTCTTTTATCACAGCCTGCATCAACTGGCGCTACAGGGTCAGAATAAGCGATTCCCAAAACGGCTTCAGAGCTATTAGAACAAATGTGGCAAAACAATTAAAACTTAAAGAAAACATTACCACTATCGAACAGGAAATGATTATGAAGACTCTTAAAGGCGGATTTAAACTCTCAGAGGTACCCTCACATGAGTATAAACGTAAGGCCGGATACTCTAAAATAAAATTATCCAAAGTGTGGTTTAGATATGGCTATTCTCTGGTTAAATATTTACTTTAA
- a CDS encoding rhodanese-like domain-containing protein gives MKVTKEELKKQLGSADVTVIDVRSQMAYNASKIKIKGAVRENPAMFGQWAHKYPKDKTLVFYCTUHSEESSASLVQEFLKMGYTKVYALKGGWTEWEKAKYPTEAK, from the coding sequence ATGAAAGTAACAAAAGAGGAGCTCAAAAAACAACTTGGCTCTGCAGATGTGACAGTGATTGATGTGCGCTCGCAGATGGCTTACAACGCAAGCAAGATTAAGATTAAGGGAGCTGTGAGGGAAAATCCTGCTATGTTTGGACAGTGGGCGCATAAATATCCAAAAGACAAAACGCTGGTATTCTATTGTACCTGACACAGTGAGGAGTCAAGTGCCAGTTTGGTACAAGAGTTTTTGAAGATGGGCTACACGAAAGTATATGCGTTAAAAGGCGGCTGGACAGAATGGGAAAAGGCAAAGTACCCCACCGAGGCTAAATGA
- a CDS encoding diguanylate cyclase has translation MAEKVRVMLVEDESIIALDIKSSLEIMGYAVTSISSEAGDAINRAKAELPDLILMDIMLGGKMEGITAARHIRQTYGIPVIFLSAYSSEEILARATSADAFGYMLKPFREEELRNAIEMALCKHKMEKSIYETKQLLYTTLVSIADGVVTTDARGIITFINPAAEELTGFSSSEVVGRFLPSLITFTDESTGQTIDNPVERAITEKMSVTFTNHILTTAVGRVVPVSESAAPIKDDMGQLIGVVLTFKDHSERKRLEAKLHRLTITDCLTDLHNRRGFYVLSEQYLKVSRRMQRDVYLVFIDVDGMKYINDTYGHLTGDTALMDAAGVLRETFRESDIIARLGGDEFVVLITDESSLSETSITERLNAAVEQFNKKHIRHYNLSLSVGVAKCTPESTCTMDELMAYADRLMYQQKQTKKPDKVYDKSLT, from the coding sequence ATGGCTGAGAAAGTCAGAGTCATGCTCGTTGAGGACGAGAGTATTATAGCGTTAGATATAAAGAGCAGCCTGGAGATTATGGGTTATGCTGTAACGTCCATATCATCTGAGGCCGGGGACGCTATAAACAGGGCAAAGGCGGAGCTGCCTGATCTGATTCTCATGGATATTATGCTTGGCGGTAAAATGGAGGGGATAACAGCGGCCCGGCATATCCGCCAGACTTATGGAATACCGGTGATATTCCTCTCAGCATACTCAAGCGAGGAGATTCTTGCCAGAGCCACATCCGCAGACGCTTTCGGGTATATGCTTAAACCTTTCAGGGAAGAGGAGCTTCGCAATGCCATAGAGATGGCCCTTTGTAAACACAAAATGGAAAAAAGCATTTATGAGACCAAGCAGCTATTATACACCACTCTGGTAAGTATAGCAGACGGTGTGGTAACTACAGATGCAAGGGGGATTATCACGTTTATAAATCCGGCGGCTGAGGAACTGACTGGTTTTTCCTCCTCAGAGGTAGTGGGAAGATTCCTGCCCTCACTAATAACATTTACAGATGAATCAACAGGGCAAACCATAGACAATCCTGTTGAAAGAGCTATAACAGAAAAAATGTCCGTTACGTTTACAAACCATATATTAACAACAGCCGTGGGCAGGGTAGTGCCTGTAAGTGAGAGTGCAGCACCGATAAAAGATGACATGGGGCAATTGATTGGGGTGGTTTTAACATTTAAGGATCACAGTGAGCGGAAGCGGTTGGAGGCAAAGCTCCATCGTTTGACAATAACCGACTGTCTAACGGATTTGCACAACCGGAGGGGCTTCTATGTGCTTTCCGAGCAATACCTGAAGGTATCCCGCCGTATGCAACGTGATGTATATCTTGTCTTTATAGATGTTGACGGTATGAAATATATAAACGATACGTACGGACATCTGACCGGTGATACGGCGCTTATGGATGCAGCGGGAGTTTTAAGGGAAACCTTCAGGGAATCGGATATAATAGCCCGTCTGGGCGGGGATGAGTTTGTGGTACTTATTACAGATGAATCATCGCTTTCCGAAACATCAATAACCGAAAGGCTTAACGCTGCAGTTGAACAGTTCAACAAAAAGCATATTAGACATTATAACCTTTCGCTGAGTGTGGGTGTGGCAAAATGCACGCCTGAGAGCACTTGCACAATGGATGAGCTAATGGCATATGCCGACAGGCTTATGTATCAACAAAAACAGACAAAGAAACCCGACAAGGTTTATGATAAAAGTCTTACTTAG